Part of the bacterium genome, TGTTGGGAGTATCGGCTGCTTCGAGGACGGTTTTACCGCCGAGCTCTTCCCTCGGGTAATCACCCATGCCATCGCCGATAAGAACAGCGAATTTCATATCATCCTACCCATGTAATGTCTTCGGCCGGTGCTTCATCCTCTGAAACCGCGCACCTGGAAAACACCCATATGATGGACAGTACCACGACAAGAATACCGAGAATAAAGCTAATCGTACCGAAACCGAAACCTTTTTTGTTCTCACCTTCCACTGGCGGTTTACTCCTGTAACATTGTTATTTATTTACTTTTTTCACAAAGACCGTAATAGCCCAGACAATAACCGCGACAAGAGCGAGACCGCCTGCAGCGATGGTAATAAAAGTGAGGTAATTGTCCTCCAGCGATTTTTTGAATTCTTTCATTTCCGTTCACCTCCTTTTATATGTACATGTCAAGTTTACCGGTTTATAGTTTATGGTTTATGGTTGGAGGAAAATCGATCGCATTAATACCCGTTCGATACAGTTTATAAACCATAGACCATTAACTCTAAACTATGAACTATGAACCAATCCTTAAAATGCCCATGACATCGGATAAATTGGCTTTGACCTTTATCGGCGGACTGGCGTATTTTACCGCTCTGTCCGGGTCTTTCAGTCCGTGCCCTGTCAGGGTGCAGACAATGGTTTCACCGCCGCTGAACCCGCCGCGCTCCCTGAATTTAATAACACCGGCAAGCGATGCGGCGCTGGCAGGCTCGACGAAGATACCTTCCATCGAGGCCAGAAGAGAATAAGCCTTCAGAATTTCATCGTCGGTAACCATGTCGATAATCCCGCCCGACTCATCCCGCGCAGCTTCGGCGAATTTCCATGAAGCCGGATTGCCGATTTTGATCGCGGTCGCGATGGTCAGAGGTTTGTCGACGCGGTGGCCGCGGACGATGGGGGCGGCGCCTTCCGCCTGCCAGCCCATCATTCTGGGGAGCCTGTCGCACTTTCCGGATGCGAGATATTCCTTATATCCTTTCCAGTAAGCGGTTATGTTGCCCGCATTTCCGACCGGCAGAAAATGGTAGTCGGGAGCCTTGCCGAGACAGTCGATAATCTCGAACGAGGCGGTTTTCTGCCCCTCGATCCTGAAAGGATTCAGGGAATTGACAAGGGTTATAGGATAGTTATCGGTAATTTCCCTCACGAGATTGAGCGCGCTGTCGAAATTCCCGTCAATCTCGACTACCGTAGCACCCTGGATCATCGCCTGCGCGAGTTTGCCGAGCGCGATGCCGCCACCTTCTACGAGCACGATGCACTGGAGATTCGCCCGGGCCGCGAACGCTGCCGCCGACGCAGACGTATTCCCCGTGGAAGCGCACATGATAACCTTCGAGCCTTCCTCGACAGCTTTTGAAACCGCCATGCACATGCCACGATCCTTGAACGATCCCGTGGGATTGAGCCCCTCGTATTTCAGATAGAGCTCGGCATCCAGACCGATTGCGCGGGGAATATTATTCGCACGGATGAGCGGTGTATTACCCTCGAGCAGGGTAATAAACGGCGTTTTATCGGTTACCGGTAAAAAATCCCTGTATCTGTCTATCACACCTTGATACCTGGTCATACATGTTCTCCGGATTTAAATATCCTCGACTCTGATCAACTGTATCTTTCCCTGAATGGTGCCAAGCATCTCAAACTGTTTCATCGCCTCCCGCATATCCCCTTCGAGCGCCTCGTGGGTCATGATGACGATGGGGACATAATCACGATCCGGTGTACCGATCTGGAGAACCGATTCAATCGAGATGTTTTTATCGGCGAAAATCTTTGAAATATCAGCAAGCACACCGGGCTGATCCTTCGCCGTGAACCGGAGAAAATACCTGAGTTTCAGCTCATCCATCCCTACCAGCCTGGGACCGTTGTTTACGCTGACAAACCTGTTAACCATAACAGGTGAGCTGGTTTTCAGTCTCGACGCTATATCGACAGTATCGGATACAACGGCGGAAGCGGTCGGCATCATGCCCGCCCCTTTGCCGTAAAAAACCTCGCGGCCAACGGCGCTGCCGGATATTTCAATGGCGTTGAACTCGTCCTCGACATACGCCATGATCGAGTCCGAGGATACGAAGGTCGGATGAACTCTCACCTCGACACGGCCGTCCGGGTGACGTTTCGCGATGGCGAGAAGCTTGAGAGTATAACCGAGCTCGACCGCATAATCGATGTCGTGGACGCTCAGATTTTCAATCCCCTCGCGGAAGACCATATCCACATCGAGATCGGCGCCAAAAGCCAGGCGGGCCAGTATGACGATCTTGTTGAGAGCATCCTCGCCCGAAACATCCGAAGTCGGGTCGGCTTCGGCATATCCGAGCTCCTGCGCACTGGCCAGCACCTCGTTATAATCGGCGCCATCACGGGCCATACCGGTCAGGATGTAATTAGTCGTCCCGTTGAGAATACCGTAAATACTGTCTATCGTATTGGCATTGAGACCGTTCATCAGCATGCGGATAATCGGGATTCCCCCGCCGACCGAAGCCTCGAAAAGGTATGAAACATTTGCCTTTTCGGCTGCGGCGAACAGTTCCCTGCCGTATTTTGCAACAAGCGCTTTATTGGCGGTAACCACTCCCTTGCCGTTTTTAAAAGCCCTGAGCGTGAATGTCCGCGCAGGCTCATAGCCGCCGATAAGCTCGATGACGATGTCGATGTCAGGATTTTCGAGAATGTCGTCCACATTCGAGGTAAGAATCCCTTCCGGCACTCTGACCCCGCGGTCGGACGTTACATCAAGATCGGCGATTTTAACCAGCTCAAGGTCGAAATCCCTGCCCCGGAGATAGGATTTTTCCTTCCCGAGCAGAATTTTCGCCACACCGGTACCGACCGTACCGAATCCGATAAGACCAACAGTAATGGGGTTTTTCATATTTTTTTATCCGTATTTTCTTGATTAAAGATATTATGTAAAAATAACATATTTTCAGGATAGGTGCAAGTTATTATCGAATCGGGAAGGTTGTCCCTCCTAAAGCTTTACAAAGTTATAACTCCGAAAACAGGGAACTGCTCTGTTCATGGTAAACCTGTCCTGTAAACTATCGATTATCATATTTTTTCATCCCTGTCACAGATACAACCGTTATTACACTTTTTTACCGATAAACCGCACGACAAGATATGAAAGGAACGCGCCAAAGGCTATCGATATGAATGGATTGACTCCATGCGCGGCGGGGATGAATCCCGCAACAACCGTGATGGCCGCAACAGTCACCGCATACGGCATCTGTGTTTTGACATGGTCGAGATGGTCGGACGCACATGCCATGGACGACATGATCGTCGTATCGGATATGGGTGAACAGTGATCGCCGAAGACGGCGCCGGTAAATGTCGCTCCGATGGTGGCAAAAAAGATACCGCCGGTCTGCCCGCCGCTCAGGTGGTACGCCAGGGGAACCGCAATGGGTATCATGATGGCCATCGTACCGTACGATGTGCCGGTGGAAAATGCAATAACACAGCCTATGATGAATACAAGCGGGGGTATGAGTCCCGGTGAAATCTTGCCTTCGAGCGCACTGACCAGGTACTTCGCCGTTCCGAGGTCCTTGCAGAGCGAACCGATCCCCCATGCCAGCACGATGATGAGAAGGGCGAACAACATCGACTTTGCCCCCTCCACCCATGCGCTCACCGCCTCGGTGAGGGTCAGTATCCGCTGGACTATGACGAGTACGATGGCAACAAGCGTTCCCGTGAAAACAGCCCACATGAGCGCCCTGTCGACCTGGGAATGACCGATGACCTCGCCGATCACGCGGAAAGTGAACGGATTAATATTCATAAGGCCGACAAGCTCGGTATTGTTCTCGCTCATTATCCTGCCCCGTCCATCGACATAGAGCCCGACAACGATCATGAACACCACGGTCAGGACAGGTATGATGGCGTTGAACCACCGGAGAGGAATACCCTTCTTGATCTTCATGTCGGTAAGCTCCCTGCTCGCAAGCGGCACAGCGCCATCGGCGAAGAGTTTACCCGTAGTGCGCGCCCGTCGTTCTGCTTTGAGCATGGGACCGAAATCCCGCCCGAGCACGGTGATCATGAACATGAACGCAAGCAATACCATGCTGTAAAACCGGAACGGTATCGACCGCACGAACGCCTCGTAAACGTTCATTTCGAGCCCGATGGTGATGAACGCATTCCGCAAGAGTCCCATCTCATACGCCGTCCATGTGGAGAGCAGCGCGATGCTGGCAACAGGAGCGGCTGTCGAGTCGCACAGATAGGCGAGTTTCTCGCGGGATATTTTCAGACGGTCGCAGAGGGGGCGCATGGTGTTTCCCACGAGGAGCGTGTTGGCGTAATCATCGAAAAAGATAATGATTCCCATGAGATAGGTGACAAACTGACCGCCATTCGCTGTCCGGGCCTTACGGGCGAGAAAGTCAGCGACAGCTTTCATCCCGCCGGATTTCGATATGATGCCGATCATTCCGCCAAGGGTGATGCTGATAACGAGAATCGCGGCATTCCACGGTTCGGCGATCGAGCCGGCAATGTACTTCACTATCATGTCGGCGAATCCCGCAACGGGATTCCCGTGATGGAGGATTGCGGCGCCGACCCAGATGCTTATGAAGAGCGAGGGAAGCACCTGTTTTGTCGCAAACGCAAGCCCGATTGCAAGCAGCGGCGGAACCAGTGACAGTAGACCGTATGACTCCATGAATCAGATTCCTTATAAAAAATCTATAAAAGTCCCCGATGATCGCATTATGGTTGTTCAGTTCTTCAGAAAAGCGTTGAGGTTATACAATACAAAACGAGCGCACATTTTTCCAGACATTTCCTGAAAATATATGGAAAAAGGGGAAATTATTTGCGGCTGTTCATCCATTTTTTTAACCGAACTCAGGATGGCGGAAGTATATTACCGGATAATAAAACAGATAAAATTCCGATGAAACACAAGATATACAAACTATATGTGTATGTTTATAACTTATAGATAATATTGAACTTACCATCAAAGGATCACGCCATGAAAAAACTGACCCGTTATTCCATCATTGCGCTGGTTCTGGCTGGGCTGGGCATGTGCGCTTTCTCGTGTGAAGAGAAAGCTCCGGTTGTTTCTCCTCTCGGAGATTCCGGGCAGGTGCTGCTCACCATTGCCGAGTCGGATTCCATTCACACCGCGGAACTGTTTGCCTTCCACCATACTGGCGAAGGCTGGATAAAGGATTTCTCGTGCCCCGCAGTCATCGGCGGCAACGGCTTCGGATGGGGACGGGGTCTCCACAATCCCGATGACCGCGATCCCTCCGAACCGGTCAAGCGCGAGGGGGACGGTAAATCGCCCATGGGTGTGTTCGAGCTCGTTCATGCATGGGGATACCTCCCCCGTACTCAGGTCGATACCCGGTTTCCCTATACCATGGCGGACAGCAGCCTCATCTGTATCGACGATGTCAGATCGGAGTACTACAACATGGTCGTGAACATGCGCGAGAAGAGCCTCGATCCCGGAGCGCTTCCCTCTCATGAGACCATGCTCAGGGATGACGACTATTACAAGTACACAATCCTTGTGGGGCATAACATGAACCCTGTCGTGCAGGGAGCCGGGTGCTGTATTTTCCTCCACCTCTGGGGCGGCGAGAATTCGAGCACAGCCGGCTGTACAGCCATGTCTGAACCGGACATGGTGAAGCTCCTTGCCTGGCTCGACCCGGAACAGAAGCCGGTCATCGTCCAACTCACCCGCAAGAGTTACTTCCGTCTGAGGGAGCATTGGAAATTACCGGGGATTCCAGGGGATCGGATAACACGATAAGGCGGTGGATACATTATTGAGGATATTCGATCGATTGCAGGAGAACTGTACAGCGTTTCCGGGGGATTCGGGGAGAGCAGTAATTCGGGCTATAACGATTTGAGCGGTGAGTTGTACTTTGTGGAGCGTCTCAGGCTCTCGTTCATGAGAAAAGCGCCTGCTCTCCATTCGAGACGGGCTTCATAAATCCTGGTGAGCCTGTTCATGGCCCTTTCAAGCTCCGTAATTTCTTTTTGGATTTCTTCGTACATGGTTTCCATTTCCGTTCAGTCGGGGCATCCGGTTCCGGATGCCGGTAATGATTCCTTTATCAGTTATTCCGGTTATACAGCTGTTGCATAAATTGCTATCGATCTGATGATGACACAGCCGTATGCTATCGCCAAGTAAATCAACCCGTAGTTCAGTATGACGAATCCTTTTTTCATTGCAGTACCTCCTGTTTTGCCTGTTTTCTCTTTCATCCTTCTTTCTGTTATATGAGACGAAATCCGTCCTTAAAAAATTTCATCGAATCAGGTCTTATGTAATCGTTTTCCGGATTGTAATGAAGGCATACTTCCTGTTATGCGAGCGATCACCGGGAAAAAGACAAGGGCACATAAGCAGCAAATGCCAATAGACAGGACGTTTTGAAACGAATATCCTGATTTGGCTGGAAAACACGGCCAGCCTTTCCTGAATAAATGCAAGCGGGTACAGAAAAAATGGATAAAGAAGGCTCATATTCTCTTGACCGGACATGGCTCTCATGTAAAAAGTACGTCTCCAATAAGGGGCAGCTCCGGCTGTTTGTTCTTGCTTATAACCAGAGCGACTTTTTGACACGGCTGGTTCTTCCAAAGAACAACGGGCACCGGTCGCTCTGCCTGACAATACTGTATTGGGATTGATTCAAAGAATACGTGTCTCTAAACGTATGTATTGCAGTGCTTAACAAGCATGTACGTAATAATATTCATCGGTAGGTATGAAGAAAATACTTGCCAAATACATTATTTGAAAGCAATATTCGTTTATCAATAAGTTACCGGGATTTTTAGTGCTCATAATTTTTGATATAGGAAATCTCTATTTAATACGTATGGATTATTGGAACGGGACCGGGAAAGGAGAGTTTCCGTCGTATGGATAAAGATATAACCCGTAGAAAAATGCTTCTTGATTCCGCGTTGCTGGCTGGTGGAATGTGTTTGTGTAACACTTCAGCCAACGCGCAAAGAACACGTTCCACCTGCTGCGAAACGCCTGAGCTGGAACCGGATTCGTATGAAATAAGCGAAAAGAGCATTTCCGTCGATCTCAAAAAAGCCGTATCGCTGGATAAACCCGGCTACGCGGCAGCAGTGGTCAATGCGGACAAAAACATCCAGATCATCGTCGTCCGGACCGGGAAAAAAGAGTATGTGGCGCTTCATCGTCTTTGTACGCATGGCGGACAGGTTGTCAGTTACAACAGTACGCGAAAAATATTGCAATGTAACAGTTACAATCACTCGATATTCGCTTTAAACGGTGAGGTCGTGAAGGGTCCCGCTCCGAAACCGCTGAAAGTGTATCCCGTGAAAATCTCCCGGAACATGTTGGAAATCATTCTGAACGGAGACGCGTGAAATGACAACGATAACGGGGCTCGTGATTATCCTGCATTTGTTTTTTCCGGCATCGCCCTCTTTTGCCGGTGATAATCCGGGAACGTGGCGAAATCCCAAAGACGGAATGGTTTTTGTGTGGATTCCGGCAGGCAGTCTTATGGTGCAAGTACCGAAGGTTGGCGATAAACCTGATGTGGAGTTGCCCTTTGAGCCGGTGGTTTTTGAACGGGGATTCTGGATGGGCCGCACCGAGGTGACGGTCAGGCAGTTCAAACAGTTTGTCCGGGAGACGGGTTACATAACCGAAGCCGAAAAAGCTCAAAACCGATACACATGGAAGTCGCCCGGATTCAAGCAGAAAGACAGTTATCCGGTTGTATATGTTTCTTATCATGATGCGCTGCAGTATACAAAATGGGCCGGAACAGACCTTCCGACCGAGCCGGAATGGGTGTATGCATGCAGCGCGGGAACCACCACCACCTACTACTGGGGCGATGAACTGAATCCCGATCTCTTCTGGCATCGCGAGAATTCCCTTGCGGGGCCGCATCCGGTCGGGAAGAAAAAACCGAACCCATGGGGACTCTATGACATGGTGGGAAACGCCTGGGAATATTTCAAAATCGACGACAAGTGGTTCGAGTTCCGGGGCGGTTCATGGACAAGATGCCTCCGATACAAGACACGACAGGGATTCATTGCCGATCAGTTCTTCAAAGATGCGGTGAGCAGACGTCTCTTCACATATGATCCCAAGGGCCAGCTCCCCTATCCCTGGGATGATGACCGGGGATTCCGGTGTATTATGCGCTCAGCGGAAGCGAGCAATAAGTAATATTTTTTCACATACTATCCCGGTGTATTCTGTGCAAATTAACCGGATCAAAACCGATGTTCTGTCAACAGCTTGTACCTGTTTGCCTGTATTAAAGGGAGCAGGGAAATACGGAGCATCACAGTGACTATTGACTTGTCCGGGTTAGACGCCCGATGATTCCGGCAGTGAGTTCGCCGATAATCGCCTCATCCTCGATTTTTACGCCATCCTTGCGGATATAGAACGCATCTGCGACCTGATCCTCATCCGTCCCGATCTTGGCTGTATGGATATCGATACCGTTTTCACCGAGTATGCTCGTGATATCGTACAGAAGTCCCGTATAATCGGTAGCAAATACATCGATAACCGTGTATTGGGATGAGATGTCATTGTAAAACTTCACCCGCGGAGGATAATACACCACGTTTTTCCTCCGGCGTTTCCAGCGGCGGATATGGCTCTGAATGAGATGTTTCACATCGATCTTACCAGCTATGATCTGCGGAAGATTACGTTTGAATTCATGCTGTTTTTCGGGGGTAATGAGAGCTTCCGCGTTTTCGTTCACCACGAGGAACGTGTCGATGATGATGCCGTCGTTACGGGTGAAAATCTGCGCTCCGACAATGTTGATATCCGAGGAGGTGATGGCGCCGCAGATGTCCGAAAGCGCTTTCGGGTAATCGGGAGCAATCACGGTGAGCATGGTCAGCTTCCCTTTATGGTGGAATGATGCCCAGGCTCCCCGTTTTTTCATGGACTCGATCCCTTTGAGGTGTTTCCTGATGGCAGCTGGCATGGTAACCCGTAAATACTGTTCGGGTAGATTGCCGAGGTGTTCCCGTACCTTTTGCCGGGGAAAGTCCCCGCAGAATTTATCGGCCAGGTCGCGAATGCGACTCTTTCTCGTTGTTCGGGCGGTACGTTCGAATCCCCTGTCGATCAGCATGAGCGCTTTTTTGTAAAGATTCCAGATCAGGGCGCGTTTCCAGTCGGTGAGCGCATCCGGCGAAAGCGCCAGAAGATCGGCGAATGTGAGGAGCGTAAGCATCCTGAGCCGTCCCGCGCTGCCGACATGCTCGATAAAATCGCTGACAGTGTCCTTGTCCTCGATATCGCGGCGCTGTGAGACATGGGACATGAGGAGATGATCACGGATGAGAAACTGGACAAGCTCCAGTGTCCGTTCATCGAAGCTGAGCCGTTTGAGCACACGCGCCGCCATGCGCTCTCCGCGCTTCGAGTGTGACGCCCCATCTGCTTTTCCAATGTCATGGAGGAGTCCGGCAAGATAGAGCGCGCTCCGGGCTGTGACATCCTGCATGAGCACCGAAAGCTCCGGATCGCCCGTGCGTTTTCCCGTATACATGCCTTCGAGGTTTTCGACAACCCGCAGCGAGTGTTCATCGGTCGTATACATGTGATAGAAGTCGTACTGGTAATGCCAGCATATGGGCTCGAATTCGGGGATAAGTTTTATCAGAACGCCATGTTCGTGCATGAGACGGAGGGCGCGGCCTACTCCTTCACGTATATTGATCAGGTTGTGAAAAGCGGCAATAATTTCCGAATATCCGGAAAGGTCGCCTTCGAACTTTGGGAGATTTTTTTCGATGAGCGACGAAGTGCTTCCCTTGATATTGACTCCTCGCGCGCCTGCAACGATGAAAATCTCTATCAGAAGCTTCGGATGCACCGCCAGCGTTTCATTTTCCTCACGAATCAGGGCAACTTTTTTACCGTTCGCCCTGAGATTCTCGGAAATGGTGACATAGGGCTCATCACCGGTTCCCGAAACGATGATAAAGAACTTCTCGACGATACGGTCGGTGAGCTGACGGATTCGACCGACATGCATGTAGTAATCACGCATGAACGATTCCACCGGGCTGACGCCTTCGCCGCTGTAACGGAGGTTTTTCGCAACTTCGGGAAGTATCAGATGATCGAGTATATCCGTTTTTTTACCGGTAAGAAAATGGAGGGAATTGCGTACCCGCAGGAGAAAATCAAGACCGGCTTCATACGCGTCTTTTTCGTGGGCTGAGAAAAGACCGCCTGTCACCATTTCATCGAGTGTGTTTCCCCGCTCCGTTATCTGCAGAAGCCAGCGGGCGGTATGAATATCCCGAAGCGTGCCGGGACATTCCTTGATATTGGGCTGCTGAATCTGCACGGTCCTGTGATAGAACTCGAGTCTTTGAATCCGTTCGTCGATCTTCCGCATGGCGAGCTGTTTTCCCGAATCGTCATGCAGCCACTGCGAGAACCTGCTCCTGAACGCTTCCCATAACGATGAGTTTCCCGCAAGAAATCGCGCTTCGAGGAGCGAAGTGGCAAGATATATATCCTCACGGGCGCCATCCATGCACTCTTCCATGCTCCGGGTCGAATGACCGATATCGAGATTCATATCCCACAGAAACTGAAGCA contains:
- a CDS encoding Na+/H+ antiporter NhaC family protein, yielding MESYGLLSLVPPLLAIGLAFATKQVLPSLFISIWVGAAILHHGNPVAGFADMIVKYIAGSIAEPWNAAILVISITLGGMIGIISKSGGMKAVADFLARKARTANGGQFVTYLMGIIIFFDDYANTLLVGNTMRPLCDRLKISREKLAYLCDSTAAPVASIALLSTWTAYEMGLLRNAFITIGLEMNVYEAFVRSIPFRFYSMVLLAFMFMITVLGRDFGPMLKAERRARTTGKLFADGAVPLASRELTDMKIKKGIPLRWFNAIIPVLTVVFMIVVGLYVDGRGRIMSENNTELVGLMNINPFTFRVIGEVIGHSQVDRALMWAVFTGTLVAIVLVIVQRILTLTEAVSAWVEGAKSMLFALLIIVLAWGIGSLCKDLGTAKYLVSALEGKISPGLIPPLVFIIGCVIAFSTGTSYGTMAIMIPIAVPLAYHLSGGQTGGIFFATIGATFTGAVFGDHCSPISDTTIMSSMACASDHLDHVKTQMPYAVTVAAITVVAGFIPAAHGVNPFISIAFGAFLSYLVVRFIGKKV
- the glnD gene encoding [protein-PII] uridylyltransferase, translating into MTYNSKDSVLLEFGDLTDRALDTVAREFPYRPDSQNIIRQSLTAYRKALKHVHAHIEQAHDGGAAGHVVCAMLSERIDRLILHVCRFFSQLSPDTMEYAIIALGGYGRRELNPCSDIDLLFLSDKPFAEAGSNSIRTLLQFLWDMNLDIGHSTRSMEECMDGAREDIYLATSLLEARFLAGNSSLWEAFRSRFSQWLHDDSGKQLAMRKIDERIQRLEFYHRTVQIQQPNIKECPGTLRDIHTARWLLQITERGNTLDEMVTGGLFSAHEKDAYEAGLDFLLRVRNSLHFLTGKKTDILDHLILPEVAKNLRYSGEGVSPVESFMRDYYMHVGRIRQLTDRIVEKFFIIVSGTGDEPYVTISENLRANGKKVALIREENETLAVHPKLLIEIFIVAGARGVNIKGSTSSLIEKNLPKFEGDLSGYSEIIAAFHNLINIREGVGRALRLMHEHGVLIKLIPEFEPICWHYQYDFYHMYTTDEHSLRVVENLEGMYTGKRTGDPELSVLMQDVTARSALYLAGLLHDIGKADGASHSKRGERMAARVLKRLSFDERTLELVQFLIRDHLLMSHVSQRRDIEDKDTVSDFIEHVGSAGRLRMLTLLTFADLLALSPDALTDWKRALIWNLYKKALMLIDRGFERTARTTRKSRIRDLADKFCGDFPRQKVREHLGNLPEQYLRVTMPAAIRKHLKGIESMKKRGAWASFHHKGKLTMLTVIAPDYPKALSDICGAITSSDINIVGAQIFTRNDGIIIDTFLVVNENAEALITPEKQHEFKRNLPQIIAGKIDVKHLIQSHIRRWKRRRKNVVYYPPRVKFYNDISSQYTVIDVFATDYTGLLYDITSILGENGIDIHTAKIGTDEDQVADAFYIRKDGVKIEDEAIIGELTAGIIGRLTRTSQ
- a CDS encoding homoserine dehydrogenase, whose product is MKNPITVGLIGFGTVGTGVAKILLGKEKSYLRGRDFDLELVKIADLDVTSDRGVRVPEGILTSNVDDILENPDIDIVIELIGGYEPARTFTLRAFKNGKGVVTANKALVAKYGRELFAAAEKANVSYLFEASVGGGIPIIRMLMNGLNANTIDSIYGILNGTTNYILTGMARDGADYNEVLASAQELGYAEADPTSDVSGEDALNKIVILARLAFGADLDVDMVFREGIENLSVHDIDYAVELGYTLKLLAIAKRHPDGRVEVRVHPTFVSSDSIMAYVEDEFNAIEISGSAVGREVFYGKGAGMMPTASAVVSDTVDIASRLKTSSPVMVNRFVSVNNGPRLVGMDELKLRYFLRFTAKDQPGVLADISKIFADKNISIESVLQIGTPDRDYVPIVIMTHEALEGDMREAMKQFEMLGTIQGKIQLIRVEDI
- a CDS encoding Rieske (2Fe-2S) protein, translated to MDKDITRRKMLLDSALLAGGMCLCNTSANAQRTRSTCCETPELEPDSYEISEKSISVDLKKAVSLDKPGYAAAVVNADKNIQIIVVRTGKKEYVALHRLCTHGGQVVSYNSTRKILQCNSYNHSIFALNGEVVKGPAPKPLKVYPVKISRNMLEIILNGDA
- the thrC gene encoding threonine synthase gives rise to the protein MTRYQGVIDRYRDFLPVTDKTPFITLLEGNTPLIRANNIPRAIGLDAELYLKYEGLNPTGSFKDRGMCMAVSKAVEEGSKVIMCASTGNTSASAAAFAARANLQCIVLVEGGGIALGKLAQAMIQGATVVEIDGNFDSALNLVREITDNYPITLVNSLNPFRIEGQKTASFEIIDCLGKAPDYHFLPVGNAGNITAYWKGYKEYLASGKCDRLPRMMGWQAEGAAPIVRGHRVDKPLTIATAIKIGNPASWKFAEAARDESGGIIDMVTDDEILKAYSLLASMEGIFVEPASAASLAGVIKFRERGGFSGGETIVCTLTGHGLKDPDRAVKYASPPIKVKANLSDVMGILRIGS
- a CDS encoding formylglycine-generating enzyme family protein; its protein translation is MTTITGLVIILHLFFPASPSFAGDNPGTWRNPKDGMVFVWIPAGSLMVQVPKVGDKPDVELPFEPVVFERGFWMGRTEVTVRQFKQFVRETGYITEAEKAQNRYTWKSPGFKQKDSYPVVYVSYHDALQYTKWAGTDLPTEPEWVYACSAGTTTTYYWGDELNPDLFWHRENSLAGPHPVGKKKPNPWGLYDMVGNAWEYFKIDDKWFEFRGGSWTRCLRYKTRQGFIADQFFKDAVSRRLFTYDPKGQLPYPWDDDRGFRCIMRSAEASNK